The segment GTCATCTATAACCCTGGCCATTGGATTCTTATCGACCTGCCCGTCGCATTGAATTTTTCAGTGCGCACGCCGGGTTGATTGACCGCCGGCCAGATCCCACGGAGCCGATGTCGCTCGTGATTCCGAGATGTATCGTGAATTCCGATCCTGTCGATGCTCCCCCGATGCCTCGCTCTCGTGAGCGGGGAATCCGTCCCGTCGAAAGGGAAATAGAAACGGCGCGACGATGCCTCCGCGCGTCTGATTTTATTCACTTATTGTTCGTGAAATCGAACGATACAGCACAGCGGTGCGCGATCGTGAAAGGTCACGATGCTATCTTCAAGATGAGTCAGAAAATGTTTTCTGCCTTACATAAATCATCCTATCGATCCTGAAATTGCATTCCGACCGCTGAATGTGTTATACCGTTCTGTCTGCAGTTTGTCTAACTGGTGTTGTTGTTTTCTCGCGAACTTGGGCGAATTCTGCTCTTCGCTGTTTACAGAggaaacttttcaaaaatcgCCGATGGACTATATTTTCACGAAGAACGAAATTATGACGACGACCACCGATAGAATTTAATGCCGCGTAATAATTAAGAGGGCCGTCTTTGTTCATTTATTAGTTCGTGAAGTCTTCCGTGAGATGTTCCGTGAAAGTTAATCCAAGGAACGGATAGTAAAAGTTGTTCCAGTCTAACGAGCGTTAAAAATGGCAAGACGAAATTCCTTCGAGGACGCGCAGTTTGGCTGTTTCGAAACTCAAGTTCGGCCGATGAGTTTCACAAAGTTGAACGAGTATCGCAGAGCCAAACTTCCGTAAGAGGACAATCAGGTTGCGTTTATCTATAAGGAATGAGCAAAAACTGCCGGGCGTAGCACGGAGTACCCACTCACCGTATgctaatttaatcataaactgaagaaaataaaaaagtcatATTGAAAACACGAGGAAGCCCATATAGAGCATAACTACGTTTCGCAATTCGCGTTCCACGTGGAATGATGCGGAATAAAAGCAGCACGAGGCTGGAACGATCCCGCTGgcctttttaaatatttgctactTCCAGCACGCGCCATTATTCTTCGTTTGTATTCCCCCATGTTCCCATCTGTTACTTGCAAGTTACTTGCAAGTTTTAATACGATGCCTTTCCCGTTCGAAATACACGCCTTTCAGAGATTCGCTCATCGATTTAATCGTAAAATGAGGAATAATAAAGTTGGCCTTGAAATTTACATACCTCAAAGGCAGGAAATGGCATGAAAATTGCAGGTTGTTCTCCGATCATTAGCATTCTTATTCGTCATTcacgttttacatttttttttttttcctcgatGCATACATAAGAATATGCCATTTCTAATAAGTATAGAgacaaaattctaataaacGTCAACAGATTTATTGAATTACGTGCCGGAACTTGCGTATAACTTTTCGTGCTTATAAAAGATGTACGGGCAGACATTAACAAACGATACAAATTAACTTCGTCGTATTCTTATAATCTGAATTTATTATCGCATACGACACAAAAGTATTCTCATGCAAAGTCACGTTCCGCTATTGCAGTTTCAGTCACGTATTCGTCCTGTTATGAAGCTTAAACTATAGTCGCGCTAAAATGACTATTGCTCTCGTATATCGTTGACAATTAGAGGTAGAGCTGGAGAACGGTAAATGTTGTAAACAATGCGCCCCTATCTGGCACGAGATCGCAGTGCTTGGCGTTAAAAGCGGCCAGCACGAGTTGTTTTCTCATCGACTCGATGGAATTGGAATTCGAGCTTTTCGACGTAGCATTCCATAATGAACTTCTCTTGTTTATCCTGCGGGTAAATGCTTTTATTATCACCGTAAGGATCTTCCATCTTTGGTCGCGCTATCGAGAATACTGAAGACGGCAGAAATGTATCAAGCGTTTCCATCGCAAACACATTATCTGAAATGGTGTCGCAAAAATATCCTCCCTTCGTTAAACTTTATCCGAGATAAATATCTCGGCGGAAGCGATCGTCAACGAAGAATCGCTTCTCAATGTGGTTCATCCAAATCAAGAACGTTGCGCACCGATCCTCATTTGCCGGATCTGTGGCGCGTCGAATTTCTCGCGTACGGCGGTTTCGCATTCGTGCTCAAATAGAATTTTCCTCGATATCTCGCGTCGCACTTGTAGCCCATGTAAGCGTCCGGTTTCCACACGCAGTTCGCCCGAATCCCGGGATTCCATCTCGGGCAGCGGCTTGCGGGAAATCCGTACGGACTGTTCACCGACTCCGCGTAGTAGCGCCAAGCTCGATTGTGTCCGCAGGTGACTGGAAACAAGGAACAATGATAGTCGGTAAAATTGTTGtaacaaaaagaaaggaaTAGATTTCACTTTCCCCGATATATCTTGGCGAAGCGAAATTTCCAATATTTGGAGAAAGTAAGAACTTGAGGCGCGCCGTAACAAACACTCACTCAATTGATTTATGATTCTTCTAAAACCCATGCGTAAGATGCTTCTCAAATCGCAGCCGGGCTGACGCCTGCTGCCGCCGTTGGGATAAAAATCGGCGTGGCCGATCGGATTGGCGAAGCCGAAATGACCGCCGTCGGTGTGAATGACATCGACGAAAGCGGCGTCGGCCCACGACAGGTGGCCCTCCTCCCCGGTGTCCATGTACAAAGGATAAGCCGGATCCAATCCGGTGATTCTGCCTATCTGAAAGCGCGTTTTTCACTGTTCAGCGCTCGCGTTTCCACCTTAATATATAGCCTGTCGATCGCGTCGATATCGCGCCTCGATTGAAACTGCCGGCGCTAATGTGGTTCCGATAATGCGGCCTTCGATTAGCCGGGGGAATGTGCAATGCGGTGTGACCGGCGATCATTATTAGCAGACCTTACATTACCTTACCTTTCGGGGCGCTAGTGCTTTCCCCATAAAGCCGGCGGCCTCCGCGCCCAAGCTGAAGCCGATCACGTGAATTTTCGATAAAGGGACCGCTTTCTGCGCATCGAGCCAGCTCATCATGCGGGCCAAGTGTGGTCCGATGATTCTGGTGTTCCTCACTGCCGTTACGTACCATGGTAGCGTTGTCAGTTTCGGCCAGTCCACTAATATAACGTTACAGGACGTGCGACGAAGGTAGGCTGAAATAAAGACAACAGGACACAAGTAAATTGcggtgaattttttaattagattcttcgcttgatgaaaaaattgcaaatgaaATCAATGTGAATCGATCAGCCGCGAAAGAATTGAAAAtgcaagaaattattaaacagaGGGTGGGAGGGTAGAAACAAACCAGTAAACAAAGACGATACCTTAGGGTGCCGTAGCAAACTGAATTAGATCAAGACGCGCGCTGAAGAATGGAAAAGTTTGCAATTTATCGTAGCAAGTTAACGCTCACTATTCGTCATACTGACAGGGTATCTCTTGAGGTTTGGCGAAGTATCCGCGGATCATGTAGTTACTAATGGATCCAGCCTACTCGCTCACACCGAACTTTACGAGCAAAAAGGAAAACGAGGCATCACGGTGACTTCTAAGAAGCTATTTTGGTATTCAGAGCGGATACATCGTGTTTCACGTGTCTAAAGCTAGGAGTGCTCTTACACATTTGTCATCGTCGAAGTGCGGcgaaataaactaaaattcgTTTCACTAGAAACACTTTTCGGAGACCGTAAAAAACTTTCCACCGAAGCTTCGCAGCTTTCGGAAAGATTAAACTTTTTCCATGCATACCAAAACGCGCTAACAGGTTTGTTTTCAAACACACTCCGCTTTGCGCGCCTtccttttgtaaatataaacactttttatcgcaattaattaatcgtcgCGCGACGTTGCATACAACGCGACGCCTTTCGATTtgctaaaaagtaaaaaggtGATAAACGTACCGTTTTTTACAGTGACGGCACCTTTCCCTAAAGCGCTGTCACTGTATCCGTGAATGAAAACGACAGTCGGGTGTTTTACGTTGAAGTTACTTCTCCACAATGTTGTGACATCGTTGAGATCCAGTAGAGTTGGATACGTCGGATTCCGCCTGCCGTGGGTTAATGCGAAACGCAAGAAAAATGTCGCTATGAgcaaaatttgtgaaatttaataCGGTCGATGGCAGACTCATCGCTTTGCGAGATTccaaaaagaaaatgagaaactAATTCTGAGATTTCACTTAACGATTAATTAGAGAACTAGTTACTCGAATAACTTCCTCACGAGTTGAGGGGCTAATAATATTTCCGGTCAATTATACCTTAGTTTCTCAATCTTGACGATATTGAAACAGGAAAATTAGGTTATATTTGAAGCGTTTGAAGTGCGTTATTGTATGACGGGAGTTCCAATTCATGAGCAACGTCTACCTGGTATACAATTGAAATTCGATGTCCCGATTGAACTGGATGGGGCAGCAATAGAAACACGTACCGGTGGGAAGTAAAGTCAGATGCAGTATAGTGTCTCctggtaataaaaataaaatgacaatcttaatataaaatgaaaaatttttaaatgaaaatgaaaCTTTTCACAAAATCCACAGTTCGAACAACTTCGAACTCTATGTATCTCGAGTCGAAGAATGTTGAACATGAAATTTACTCTAAATCCATGTccgcatatttattttctaatcgCACCAGATTTACAGGCGGAATCTTCACGCAGGTGCAAAGAggtacatttaaaaaatacatttcgatTAGAAGGTAATGACAACACTTTTTGAATGGCCATTTTGACTCGTTTTTTATGTGTTCCGTTCGTTCTATTAAATGGTGCATAATGCGAGCGACGGCGACGGCCGGCCTCGACCAATCGCTGCGGTCGTCGTCATTGAACCTGACGATGGTCACGTTATGTCGCGTGTTGTGCAACTAACGGAGATCAACGGTGCACGATACCCGCTCTGCCGAAGAATCCCTTTACTTCCCCTCGTCGCGCAAAAATGTTTCGATGCGGAACACGACCGCGCGGAAACTCGACGCTCGATTTCGTGGACACGCaaagatatttgcatttatctaAAGAGTGGGCATATTCCTTCAAGCTACGTTAATTTATGATCTTTGTACGATTTAAGagatatatcttttctttcgACGGAAATCACAAACACGGAAACGTTTATCGAGGAGATCATTCCCTCGCTCGGTTCAAATTAACGCTTTAACGATCTGCAACGTTGATTCTGCTGACAAATCGAGCAGTCGTGTCCCGGAAGGTTAATTGTCGTGTAACAGCCACCGTGGCTTCCACGTGAGATAATTCCGAGGACGTACATGACGGACCATCTCGACCAGCGAACCTATCCGAACGCGTTCGGTCGCGTGTATCGACGCGACGTCGAGAAAAACGTACGAATAATCCGTCGTTTCATCTACTTCGGCAACGCACGTGATGTCGTGCTCAGTCGCAATTAAGCTCGCACGGAAAACGTACGCGGTTAAGTGGCTGTCGagttcgctcgctcgcaaaCCCTTAAGCCGTGTACTTTGGCGAGCAGCGCGTGGGGAATAAATGGCTTTTTGTATAGAAACAAGTATTGGGTTTTAATTATTGCGTGCCGAAAGTATTCTCTCAAAACATTCACGTCGCGGAAATAGAGCAAAGcgaaaataaatctaat is part of the Linepithema humile isolate Giens D197 chromosome 3, Lhum_UNIL_v1.0, whole genome shotgun sequence genome and harbors:
- the LOC105669747 gene encoding pancreatic lipase-related protein 2 — protein: MTLPSLLVPMLCNMYIFRRGDTILHLTLLPTGTCFYCCPIQFNRDIEFQLYTRRNPTYPTLLDLNDVTTLWRSNFNVKHPTVVFIHGYSDSALGKGAVTVKNAYLRRTSCNVILVDWPKLTTLPWYVTAVRNTRIIGPHLARMMSWLDAQKAVPLSKIHVIGFSLGAEAAGFMGKALAPRKIGRITGLDPAYPLYMDTGEEGHLSWADAAFVDVIHTDGGHFGFANPIGHADFYPNGGSRRQPGCDLRSILRMGFRRIINQLITCGHNRAWRYYAESVNSPYGFPASRCPRWNPGIRANCVWKPDAYMGYKCDARYRGKFYLSTNAKPPYARNSTRHRSGK